The Cannabis sativa cultivar Pink pepper isolate KNU-18-1 unplaced genomic scaffold, ASM2916894v1 Contig3, whole genome shotgun sequence genome window below encodes:
- the LOC133033098 gene encoding heavy metal-associated isoprenylated plant protein 26-like encodes MGVLDHISHVFDCSHGSSKYKKRKQLQTVEVKVRIDCEGCERKVKRAVEGMKGVKSVDVERKANKLTVVGYVEPSKVVARVAHRTGKKAEIWPYVPYDVVEHPYAPGVYDKKAPSGYVRNTYDPQVAQLARASSTEVRYTTAFSDENPAACAIM; translated from the exons ATGGGGGTTTTAGATCATATCTCTCATGTCTTTGATTGTTCTCATGGAAGTTCCAAGTACAAGAAACGGAAGCAGTTACAG ACGGTGGAGGTGAAAGTAAGAATCGACTGCGAAGGATGCGAGAGAAAAGTGAAACGAGCAGTGGAGGGAATGAAGGGTGTGAAATCTGTGGACGTAGAGCGCAAGGCTAACAAGCTCACAGTCGTTGGATATGTGGAGCCCTCCAAGGTTGTGGCCCGCGTGGCTCATCGGACGGGTAAGAAGGCTGAGATCTGGCCTTACGTACCATACGACGTCGTTGAGCACCCCTACGCGCCTGGGGTTTATGACAAGAAAGCCCCCTCCGGGTACGTGCGAAATACTTATGACCCACAGGTGGCACAGCTGGCACGTGCGAGCTCCACTGAGGTGCGATACACCACTGCTTTCAGTGATGAAAACCCAGCCGCTTGTGCTATCATGTGA